From Uloborus diversus isolate 005 chromosome 8, Udiv.v.3.1, whole genome shotgun sequence, a single genomic window includes:
- the LOC129227586 gene encoding uncharacterized protein LOC129227586, with protein sequence MTENHSKPVVVIIQPESIACPKFSYSKDSIFEKYFEINLSSNNCVCLVGLSDGKIMWTSFSLSRKTLERNTELQLMYDLKQPVANIHFMEKIENVEGHGFLLIIGSFGKLALLAAEKLFSNAAKVESGKSLYVVTSYIQVSIKETILFGETILYICRAGNLYSSKCTVDTLEKKELKISSRKLDLSGIISMVVVDKEIGLILLRTSIGNLYLAKYEAVETQSDHLLSLPTIMAQCLHQSTIMKELIFIQSLQRRFFAALTVFASLKHKGICFEEKFSCSASEIALSKKILLDVNLQSLKQLNLDPDLWSVAFSAHSCFCENYKVVSKTVPYSTDHPSLFIELNESDLQPSSASVLPLLIEVGLVLNIPYDWKGLDCFKLVEKSLPTYIRIRTFVVHEFYFLKKSSNAATIYHNWNSSRSILQTINEVAKEKPISNLLKSNIDILTDLPNKFQFCFPTSSIQDFLDKNQETGPCDFIFKILLKKSVRNFSQDNESLSCRNKPVTITVEKIESTILITLISKDLDLLLGMRMATLELLLSHQLRCEINPQTYVSIPGYIVKLCEEVSEKINYGKDIDSEEDCRNIIMLYTQLRKNISEKLPVL encoded by the exons atGACTGAAAACCACTCTAAACCAGTTGTAGTTATTATTCAACCTGAAAGTATAGCTTGTCCAAAATTTAGTTACTCCAAGgacagtatttttgaaaaatattttgaaattaatctgTCGTCTAACAATTGTGTGTGCCTAGTTGGCCTTTCAGATGGCAAAATTATGTGGACTTCTTTCTCTTTATCCAGAAAAACACTTGAGAGAAATACAGAATTGCAACTCATGTATGATTTAAAACAGCCGGTTGCTAATATTCATTTTATGGAGAAAATAGAAAATGTTGAAG gtCATggatttttacttattattgGCTCTTTTGGAAAACTAGCTTTGCTGGCagcagaaaagttattttctaaTGCAGCTAAAGTTGAGTCGGGAAAATCTCTTTATGTTGTCACTTCATATATacaagtttcaattaaagaaaccATTTTGTTTGGTGAGACTATTTTGTATATTTGTAGAGCAGGAAATTTATATTCATCAAAATGCACAGTAGATACTTTAGAGAAGAAAGAGCTTAAAATTTCCTCAAGAAAGTTGGACCTAAGTGGAATAATATCTATGGTAGTTGTTGATAAAGAAATtg gaCTCATTCTCCTGAGAACCAGTATTGGAAATTTGTATTTAGCTAAATATGAAGCTGTAGAAACACAAAGTGATCATTTATTGTCCTTGCCTACAATCATGGCCCAGTGTTTGCATCAAAGTACAATAATGAAAGAACTGATTTTTATTCAGTCTCTTCAACGTAGATTCTTTGCTGCATTAACAGTATTTGCATCTTTAAAACATAAAG GAATTTGTTTTGAAGAGAAGTTCTCATGTTCGGCATCAGAAATAGCATTGTCTAAGAAGATTTTGTTAGATGTAAATCTCCAAAGTTTAAAACAGCTAAACCTTGATCCTGATTTATGGAGTGTAGCTTTTTCTGCTCATTCATGTTTTTGTGAGAATTATAAAGTTGTTTCAAAGACAGTGCCTTATTCAACAG ATCATCCATCTTTATTCATTGAATTGAATGAATCAGACCTGCAACCGTCTTCAGCTTCAGTATTACCATTATTGATAGAAGTAGGACTGGTATTAAATATACCATATGACTGGAAAGGCTTGGATTGTTTCAAGTTGGTGGAAAAATCATTACCTACTTACATTCGAATCCGGACATTTGTAgttcatgaattttattttttaaagaaaagttcaaaTGCGGCAACAATTTATCATAATTGGAACTCTTCAAGAAgtattttacaaacaataaatgaGGTAGCAAAGGAAAAacctatttcaaatttattgaagTCAAACATAGATATTTTAACCGACCTGCCAaacaaatttcagttttgttttccCACATCAAGTATTCAAGACTTTTTGGATAAGAATCAAG AAACAGGCCCATGtgattttatattcaaaatattgCTGAAGAAAAGTGTTAGAAATTTTTCTCAAGACAATGAAAGTCTATCTTGCAGAAATAAACCAGTCACCATCACCGTTGAAAAGATAGAGAGCACAATACTGATTACACTTATTTCAAAGGACTTGGATTTACTACTTGGAATGAGAATGGCAACACTAGAATTACTTTTATCCCATCAG TTGAGATGTGAAATAAACCCACAAACATATGTCAGCATCCCTGGCTACATTGTCAAACTATGTGAG